ttcctgcctagactcttctacagcttgtggcccggacaacatacctgttattgtcttgcagaagtgttctccggagctgtcgtctatactctcaaaactattcaacaagtgcttatcagagtcttgctttccagcctgctggaaagcggcaACTGTTATCCCTAtcttcaaaaactctggagagcgatctgattcgtctaactaccgtcccataagtcttcttcctatcataagcaaggtttttgaatctttaattaacaaacacttaatttctcatcttgaatctaataacttactttctgaccatcaatatggatttcgatcttctcgttctacagctgatttgctaacagtaataactgacaGGTTTTATCGtacattagataaaggtggagaggttaaggccatcgctcttgacatttcaaaagcttttgataaagtttggcatgctggtcttctccataagctttcttcttatagTGTATCCGGCAACATCTTTAAGAtcattgaatccttcctttccaatagtagcataaaagttgtcctcgatggacaacactcttcttcttattctgtaacttcaggggttcctcaaggttctatccttggccctatactctttttaatttacattaacgatcttccagatattctcacatctaaggtggcattgtttgctgatgatactaccatttattcttgtcgtGATAAGAAACCAACGCTccctgattgcttggagggggcatttgagcttgaaaaggatctcacttctgctacagcatggggctcacagtgtctggtgaactttaattcagataaaactcaattttttcagctgatcgttatcgcaataacttagatcttcctatatttatgtaCGGtgatgtactcgatgagtcacctactcttcatcttctaggactaactcttacttccaatctttcttggaaaccatatatcaaatcagttgcaaaattagcatctgctaaggttgcatctctttatcgagctcgtcactttcttacttcggattctattctctatctctataaatctcaaatccggccttgtatggaatattgttgccatatctggggcggatctactaatgatgccctttctcttttagacaaggtacaaaaacgtattgtaaacatggttggacctgctcttgcagccaacctccaaccattatcacatcgttgtaatgttgcttctctttctcttttctacaaatactataatgggcactgctctaaagagctagcgtctcttgtgccatctactataactcattcttgtgttactcgtcattcaattaagtgtCATCCTTTTTTtatgactgttcctaagtgctacAAAAagtcttatttgtctagtttttttccttgaacatcagctctttggaattcgcttccttcatcttgctttcctgaatcatataatttgcaatcttttaagtcatccgtcaatcgttatcttgctttacgatcttcatcttttctcattcagtaacttccaactttaaTTAGTGgctgcttgcagccttgttggaagcgaagatgtttaaaaaaaaaaaaaaaaaaacatttacttatctttaaaaaagcaagatattatacaaacttattgcttagaatatattttgttaaacaatacataatttagaaatttacgtaaatatgtaatattgccttttttaattattgttacgtaaaaccaaaaaataatatttgaggCATGTacatttcataatatttataaatgtaaatgacATATAAGTTAGATTTCTTCATTTGTAACCAACCGAAACCGTCGCCATCTTATGAGGCcaaaactggcttcaaaaaatttgccgcatacgctatccagttatattttaAGATCAGTGGCTTGTGTGCATTAGTAGCTGCTACATTAACAAAGTGTGCACATTCAGTGTTGCTACAAATAGCTTAAGTTACAGCAATGTCAAATGACAAACTTTCTTATCCTACCCGTATACTCTTTGATAGTTGTTCACAAGTAAATTACATTTCACCAGCATTACGTACAAAGCTCAATTTACAAACAATAAatgttaaagaaataattataaacagtTTTGGGAACAAAAGTGAAAAGGAATTACTGGAAAGGGTTCATTTTagtgttaaatgttttaatgatttttccaTTTTCATATCTTGATTTGTGAAAGATATTTGTGCCCCTATCAATGGTCAGAAAGTCGattttgcagtaagcaattacAATTCTTAGACTTGAAGGGTTTTAAATTAGCTGATAGTGTTACAGGAGATTGTCCTCTAGACATTGATATTCTTGTTGGAGcggaatttttttgataacactGCAGTTCGCAGTAAGTCAGGTCCAGTCGCATTGAAATTTAAACTTGGAGGATATGTTCTTTGAGGATTTGTGTGTGATGAAGGAGATAATAGTTGAAATGTAAATATCACTCATGTTTTAAAGGTTCAAGCTGAATTTGTTGAagaaaatgtaactttaaagGATGCATTAAATGATTTATGGTGCTGTAGTGATAGTTGCAAAGAGAATAATCTTATTTTGCAGGAATTTCAGtacattttttgatgaaacCTCTGGTCGTTATATAATAGtacattttttgatgaaacCTCTGGTCATTATGTAGTATGATGAAACCTCTGGTCGTTATAAAATAGtacattttttgatgaaacCTCTGGTCGTTATGTAGTTCAATAACCATTTCATGAAAATCATCCAACACTGCCTGACAACTATTCTTTATGTGCTAACCGTTTACAGTctcttctaaaaaaattttcaaaagatgaGGATTTGTTTAACTCctataacaacattattaaagATCAGCTATCCCATGGCATCATtggaaaagttttaaatcatGATTTGGACATAGGTGATGTACACTATTTACCTCATAGACCAGTAAGGCGtgataaaaaagttacaacTAAAGTTCTTACGTGTTTGATGCAAGTTTGAAATCGTTTGGACTTTCACTAAATGATTGTCTTCATGCAGGCCCAAGTTTGACAACATCATTATTTGGAAGTCTATTCAGTTTTTCCGTTCAAAAAACTTTGCCTTTCTGGCTGATATTGAGAAGGCGTTTCTTCAAATTGGACTTAGTGAAATGTGTCGCGATTATGTACGATTTTTATGGTTTGATGgcattgaaaatctttattttaatatgttacCTGATGCAAAGCTTGCAACATTTTGTCTTTGTAGAGTTTTAGTTGGTGTTACTTCTTCACCTTTTTGCTTAATGCTACTATAAAATTACATGTGGAAATGTATTTAAACAGTTACCCCACTTATATTCTTAAACTTTTACAAAGCCTTCATGTGGATGGTTTGAACTCTTCACTGATGAAGTTAATAATAGCATAAACCTTTATAGGTGGTGTAAATTGATATTAAAGAAAGGTGTTTTCAACCTTCGAAAATTCGAATCAAACTCTAAGGTATTAGAAGATGTCTTTTGTGAAAGTGACTTTACACCTAAACCTAAAACCAAAGTCCTTGGTGTTTCCTGGGACAAGCAAAAGGATATtctgattttttactttaatgatCTAATGAAGATCGCAGTTGATATTTCGAAGAAAAAAGAAGTTCTTAAATTTGTTGCAAGTATTTATGATCCATTAGGACTTATAAATCCAGTGGTAGTCAAATTAAAAGTATTGttccaaaatttaaatgttagcAAGATGAGTTGggaagattaaatttttttatatatttaataaaaaagactttttcaaatattttttcaaatatttaaaaaagtatatttttaaaaaaaacatttcatacatagaaaagaaaaaacgtttttttctctAAAGTCACATGTCTGTAATTCCGTAATTATCATCATATGTTTTTTTATCCCAAATTTTCAGAAGAGCACAACAAGCTTCGTTAAAAGTCGATAAATTTTCGtctaatttcaaattaaaacctaaaaaatccttcgaattttttttcaagtaatctATAAATGTAGACCATTTGTTGCCGTCCGCACTTTTCATTTCctcttgaattttaaaaaaatcctcaCTCTGCATAAACAAATCCTTTCTTATAATATCTGACCTACCGTTGGTTtcacaacaaaaagaaaaagtgtattttaaaaCGCACTGCCATATGAATGCAAGATAGCCGCctctcaaaaaatttataaccaaCGGCGGATTACCGTAGCAACTTGCAAAAACATTAACACCATACGCGCAACCGTCCCTACTTTGGTAACTAGTACCAGGGTCCAATATTAAATCGACAAGACAATCTATTTTTTCACATCTCTTTAATCTCGATCTTTGAACTCGATCACGATCATTAGCTAATATACTTGAAATGTATCGGTAAAGCGACATCTCGTAATAGTAGTTGTCATCACTTTGAATGTTTCGTTGAAG
This genomic interval from Hydra vulgaris chromosome 01, alternate assembly HydraT2T_AEP contains the following:
- the LOC136075547 gene encoding uncharacterized protein LOC136075547, translated to MYFALRSFLMAHSSELCAGFGNCSYEPCSFLEYFILIDELQCIYDIAAEYFRQTKHEKLGYSSFLYTDYSSTLQTLKKITYSDFDAEVYEVIFYIYFLKNMKIRKSEMINSVTVESKLKVFLTRIQFVYELRKRKVNITFRLQRNIQSDDNYYYEMSLYRYISSILANDRDRVQRSRLKRCEKIDCLVDLILDPGTSYQSRDGCAYGVNVFASCYGNPPLVINFLRGGYLAFIWQCVLKYTFSFCCETNGRSDIIRKDLFMQSEDFFKIQEEMKSADGNKWSTFIDYLKKNSKDFLGFNLKLDENLSTFNEACCALLKIWDKKTYDDNYGITDM